A genomic stretch from Pseudomonas alkylphenolica includes:
- the norR gene encoding nitric oxide reductase transcriptional regulator NorR, with the protein MTAKSLLTALLPLVSDLARDLPERERYRRLLEAMRSLLPCDAAALLRLDGDWLVPLAVDGLSTDTLGRRFKVNEHPRFEAILGNSAPTRFASDSELPDPYDGLVEGLHQHLEVHDCMGCPLYVDEQPWGLITLDALDPEQFQQVELDALQAFASLAEATVNVAERIERLALRAEDEHERAEVYRQASGQQHKEMIGQSKTHKRLLEEIQLVGSSDLTVLITGETGVGKELVAQAIHQSSSRADKPMISLNCAALPDTLVESELFGHVRGAFTGAVGERRGKFELANGGTLFLDEVGELSLTVQAKLLRVLQSGQLQRLGSDQEHRVDVRLIAATNRDLADEVRSGRYRADFYHRLSVYPLLVPPLRERGRDVLLLSGYFLEQNRSRMGLGSLRLSAEAQAALLAYDWPGNVRELEHLIGRSALKALGQHRQRPKILTLDAADLDLRPVEPVANHSQAPLPAEVPLPGGDLRQALDDYQRQLIQACLERHQHNWASSARELGLDRANLGRLAKRLGLR; encoded by the coding sequence ATGACCGCAAAATCCCTGCTCACCGCCCTACTGCCGCTGGTCAGCGACCTGGCCCGCGACCTGCCCGAGCGCGAACGCTACCGACGCCTGCTCGAAGCCATGCGCAGCCTGTTGCCCTGCGACGCTGCCGCACTGCTGCGCCTGGACGGTGACTGGCTGGTGCCGCTGGCGGTCGATGGCTTGAGCACCGACACCCTTGGGCGGCGCTTCAAGGTCAACGAACATCCGCGCTTCGAGGCGATTCTCGGTAACAGCGCACCCACCCGCTTTGCCAGCGACAGCGAGCTGCCCGACCCTTACGACGGCCTGGTCGAAGGCCTGCACCAGCACCTGGAAGTCCACGACTGCATGGGCTGCCCGCTGTACGTCGATGAGCAGCCCTGGGGCCTGATCACTCTCGATGCGCTGGACCCGGAGCAGTTCCAGCAGGTCGAACTCGATGCCCTGCAGGCCTTCGCCAGCCTGGCAGAAGCCACGGTCAACGTCGCCGAGCGCATCGAGCGCCTGGCGTTGCGCGCCGAGGATGAGCATGAACGCGCCGAAGTGTATCGCCAGGCCAGCGGCCAGCAGCACAAGGAAATGATTGGTCAGAGTAAAACGCACAAACGCCTGCTGGAGGAAATCCAGCTGGTCGGCAGCAGCGACCTGACCGTGCTGATCACCGGTGAAACCGGGGTCGGCAAAGAACTGGTGGCCCAAGCCATTCACCAATCCTCAAGCCGTGCCGACAAGCCGATGATCAGCCTCAACTGCGCAGCCTTGCCCGACACCCTGGTAGAAAGCGAGCTGTTCGGCCATGTGCGCGGCGCCTTTACCGGCGCCGTCGGTGAACGCCGCGGCAAGTTCGAACTGGCCAACGGCGGTACGCTGTTTCTCGACGAAGTCGGCGAGCTGTCGCTGACGGTACAGGCCAAGCTGTTGCGCGTGCTGCAGAGCGGGCAATTGCAGCGACTGGGCTCAGACCAGGAACACCGCGTCGACGTACGTCTGATCGCCGCCACCAACCGCGACCTGGCCGATGAAGTACGCAGCGGACGTTATCGCGCCGACTTCTATCACCGTCTGAGTGTCTACCCGCTGCTGGTGCCGCCGCTGCGCGAACGTGGGCGCGATGTGCTGCTACTCAGCGGCTACTTTCTCGAACAGAATCGCTCGCGCATGGGCCTGGGCAGCCTGCGCCTGAGCGCTGAAGCTCAGGCCGCGCTGCTGGCCTACGACTGGCCGGGCAACGTGCGTGAACTGGAGCACCTGATCGGCCGCTCGGCGCTCAAGGCCCTCGGCCAGCATCGCCAGCGCCCGAAGATTCTGACCCTGGATGCTGCCGACCTGGACCTGAGACCTGTCGAGCCTGTAGCCAATCACAGCCAGGCACCGCTACCTGCCGAAGTGCCCCTGCCTGGCGGCGACCTGCGCCAGGCCCTCGATGATTACCAGCGCCAGCTGATCCAGGCCTGCCTTGAGCGTCATCAGCACAACTGGGCCAGCAGCGCCCGCGAACTGGGCCTGGACCGCGCCAATCTCGGTCGCCTGGCCAAGCGCCTGGGTCTACGCTGA
- the hmpA gene encoding NO-inducible flavohemoprotein yields the protein MLNAQDRAIVKATVPLLESGGEALTTHFYKLMLSEYPEVRPLFNQAHQASGDQPRALANGVLMYARHIDQLEQLGGLVGQIINKHVALQILPEHYPIVGSCLLRAIEEVLGKEIATPEVIAAWGAAYQQLADILIGAEGDIYAQKAAAPGGWRGARDFKLVQRVDESSEIVSFYFAPLDGGAILSAEPGQYIGLQLFIDGVEQRRNYSLSALSNAGQYRISVKREAGGKVSNYLHEQLAVGDTIKLFPPSGEFTLSASDKPLVLISGGVGITPTLPMLEAALESGRLVHFIHCARNGAVHAFRDWVDGLAARYPQVKRFYCYAEDDGVSEPADAVGLLTADQLNEWLPQERDLDAYFLGPKGFMATVKGHLKGLGVPEKQSRYEFFGPASALE from the coding sequence ATGCTCAATGCCCAGGATCGTGCAATCGTCAAAGCCACTGTTCCCCTGCTGGAAAGCGGCGGTGAGGCGCTGACCACTCACTTCTACAAACTGATGCTCAGCGAATACCCGGAAGTGCGTCCGCTGTTCAACCAGGCGCACCAGGCCAGCGGCGACCAGCCTCGGGCCCTGGCCAACGGTGTACTGATGTATGCCCGGCACATCGACCAGCTCGAACAGCTCGGTGGTCTGGTCGGCCAGATCATCAACAAGCATGTGGCCTTGCAGATCCTTCCGGAACATTACCCGATCGTCGGTAGCTGCCTGTTGCGCGCCATTGAAGAAGTGCTCGGCAAGGAAATCGCCACCCCTGAGGTGATTGCTGCGTGGGGCGCCGCTTACCAGCAACTGGCCGATATCCTCATCGGTGCCGAAGGCGACATCTATGCCCAGAAAGCCGCCGCTCCGGGTGGCTGGCGTGGTGCGCGCGACTTCAAACTGGTGCAGCGCGTCGACGAAAGCAGCGAGATCGTTTCCTTCTACTTCGCTCCGCTCGATGGTGGTGCGATTCTCAGCGCCGAACCCGGTCAGTACATCGGCCTGCAGTTGTTCATCGACGGCGTGGAACAGCGCCGCAACTATTCGTTGTCGGCCCTGAGCAATGCCGGTCAGTACCGCATCAGCGTCAAGCGCGAGGCCGGTGGCAAGGTTTCCAACTACCTGCACGAGCAACTGGCCGTGGGCGACACCATCAAGCTGTTCCCGCCATCGGGCGAGTTCACCTTGAGTGCCAGCGACAAGCCGCTGGTGCTGATCAGCGGCGGCGTCGGCATCACCCCGACCCTGCCGATGCTGGAAGCGGCGCTGGAAAGCGGTCGTCTGGTGCACTTTATCCACTGCGCACGCAACGGTGCGGTGCACGCGTTCCGTGACTGGGTCGATGGTCTGGCGGCGCGTTACCCGCAGGTCAAACGCTTCTACTGCTATGCCGAAGACGATGGTGTCAGTGAACCTGCCGATGCCGTTGGCCTGCTGACGGCCGACCAGTTGAACGAATGGCTGCCTCAGGAGCGCGACCTGGATGCCTACTTCCTCGGCCCGAAAGGCTTCATGGCCACGGTCAAGGGGCACCTCAAGGGCCTCGGCGTTCCTGAGAAGCAGAGCCGCTACGAGTTCTTCGGCCCGGCTTCGGCACTGGAATAA
- a CDS encoding phosphate-starvation-inducible protein PsiE, whose protein sequence is MNIKWADKLRKGLHGSADSLGNLCVEAFHYLALFGIGAITAYAAVATFIDMLGKGGVSVDGILLLFIYLELGAMVGIYFKTNHMPIRFLLYVAITALTRLLIGDVSHHKAPDVGLLYVCGGILLLAFAILVVRYASYQYPSTKAIDASGKEIEESK, encoded by the coding sequence GTGAACATCAAATGGGCAGACAAACTGCGCAAAGGCCTGCATGGCTCGGCGGACTCGCTGGGCAACCTCTGCGTCGAAGCATTTCACTACCTGGCCCTGTTCGGCATCGGTGCGATCACTGCCTATGCGGCGGTGGCGACCTTCATCGATATGCTCGGCAAGGGCGGTGTCAGCGTCGATGGCATCCTGCTGCTGTTCATCTACCTCGAGCTGGGGGCGATGGTGGGGATCTACTTCAAGACCAACCACATGCCGATCCGCTTCCTGCTCTATGTGGCGATCACCGCACTGACGCGTCTGCTGATCGGCGATGTCTCGCACCATAAAGCGCCGGATGTCGGCTTGTTGTACGTGTGTGGCGGCATCCTGCTGTTGGCGTTTGCGATTCTGGTGGTGCGTTATGCGTCTTACCAGTACCCGTCGACCAAGGCTATCGATGCGAGCGGCAAAGAGATCGAAGAAAGTAAATAA
- a CDS encoding HPF/RaiA family ribosome-associated protein, with product MQIQVNSDNHIQGNIRLEEWVRSTVESTLERFDEDLTRVEVHLRDENGDKPGPHDKRCQMEARPKGHQPISVSHKSASLDQAVEGAAIKLNHALEHFYGKLRSKRAVTQQSVDGAQNDGLLQEEFLENEQARSIS from the coding sequence ATGCAAATCCAAGTCAATAGCGACAACCATATTCAAGGCAACATTCGACTGGAAGAGTGGGTCCGCAGCACCGTAGAAAGCACGCTCGAACGATTTGATGAAGACCTCACCCGCGTCGAGGTCCACCTGCGCGACGAGAATGGCGACAAGCCAGGTCCGCACGACAAACGCTGCCAGATGGAGGCACGCCCAAAAGGCCATCAACCGATTTCCGTAAGCCACAAATCTGCATCGCTCGACCAGGCTGTCGAGGGTGCCGCGATCAAGCTCAACCACGCCCTGGAGCACTTCTACGGCAAGCTGCGCAGCAAACGCGCGGTTACCCAGCAAAGCGTTGACGGTGCCCAGAACGACGGTTTGCTACAGGAAGAATTTCTGGAGAACGAGCAAGCTCGCAGTATTAGCTGA